From one Lycium barbarum isolate Lr01 chromosome 6, ASM1917538v2, whole genome shotgun sequence genomic stretch:
- the LOC132644825 gene encoding zinc finger CCCH domain-containing protein 53-like isoform X1: MDAYEATKIVFQRIQNLDPENAPKIMGILLIQDNGEKEMIRLAFGPEALLHSVILKARKELGLSSNSPSTPSTPSSPSPFGGSVCFSRQNSSSSATSGWILGGPNLPSPLSITSNNHSSTVSASWSTTPSFSDFQEADLVSPSASMKNSTMNSSAPPFYCSSGEVDLIDEFQLQEQLSFLNDGSPTLGPKNPDVYYPQQQQQQDLASSPSGDSMLFSSYNWGGGGVNGLPHRRSCSVSDICLGPDDPSGWKPCLYFARGYCKNGSSCRFLHGAGPGEEVGSPSKFEMMEHCQELLRSKSAQQQRLAAATASQLMASSNFPLSPMAANKCINFLQQQQLQSAESSPRAAAALMMGDDMHKLSRNRFERGDVGMNGGAGIANPGSRQIYLTFPADSTFKEEDVSNYFSTYGPVQDVRIPYQQKRMFGFVTFVYPETVKTILAKGNPHFVCDARVLVKPYKEKGKVPEKFRKQHQQQMERGEFTGCGSPTGLESNDPFDLQLGARMFYNSQDAMWRRKLEEQADLQQAIELQSRRLMNLQLLDVKRSTHHRALSLGAVIPSPPHSPGFFFNQNMVRSTDFNSREENGFAPKMTNFAAVSAEQTNGNLTAKERECFAAKDENSNGKESSKEEANDFQENLEHNLPDSPFASPKAAGDFITTFSNDDAAGEADKGAGLNASPSSSLLPATSTLDITPFKSCYFQVPRFPSGHGTIGM, translated from the exons ATGGATGCATATGAAGCAACAAAAATTGTTTTCCAAAGGATTCAAAATTTGGATCCTGAAAATGCCCCAAAAATCATGGGGATTCTTCTGATACAAGACAATGGTGAGAAAGAAATGATCAGATTAGCTTTTGGTCCAGAAGCTTTACTTCACTCAGTGATTCTTAAAGCAAGAAAAGAACTTGGTCTTTCTTCAAACTCACCTTCTACACCTTCAACTCCTTCTTCACCTTCACCTTTTGGTGGTTCAGTGTGTTTCTCAAGGCAGAATTCTTCTTCTTCAGCCACTTCTGGATGGATTCTTGGTGGTCCAAACCTTCCTTCACCTCTTAGCATAACTAGTAACAACCACTCTTCAACTGTTTCTGCTTCTTGGAGTACTACTCCTAGCTTCTCTGACTTCCAAGAAGCTGATCTAGTTAGTCCTAGTGCTTCCATGAAAAATTCCACCATGAATTCTTCTGCTCCACCCTTTTATTGTAGTAGTGGAGAAGTGGACTTGATAGATGAGTTTCAACTACAGGAACAACTTTCCTTCTTGAATGATGGGTCACCAACCTTGGGGCCTAAAAATCCTGATGTTTATTACccacaacagcagcagcagcaagatTTAGCCTCAAGTCCAAGTGGGGATTCCATGCTTTTCTCTTCATACAACTGGGGTGGTGGTGGAGTCAACGGCCTCCCCCATAGAAGGAGCTGCTCTGTGAGTGATATTTGCTTGGGGCCTGATGACCCAAGTGGCTGGAAACCTTGTCTCTATTTTGCTAGAGGGTATTGTAAGAATGGAAGTAGCTGTAGGTTCCTCCATGGTGCTGGCCCTGGAGAGGAAGTTGGGTCACCAAGCAAGTTTGAGATGATGGAACATTGCCAAGAACTTCTCAGATCTAAGTCTGCTCAGCAGCAAAGACTAGCAGCAGCCACAGCTTCTCAACTCATGGCTTCTTCTAACTTCCCTCTCTCTCCTATGGCTGCTAACAAATGCATCAACTTTCTTCAGCAGCAACAGTTGCAGTCTGCTGAGAGTAGTCCCAG AGCAGCTGCAGCATTGATGATGGGTGATGACATGCATAAGTTGAGCAGAAATCGCTTTGAAAGAGGGGATGTTGGAATGAATGGTGGAGCTGGGATAGCAAATCCAGGATCAAGGCAAATTTACTTGACATTTCCAGCTGACAGTACTTTCAAAGAAGAGGATGTATCAAATTATTTCAG CACTTATGGGCCTGTTCAAGATGTGAGGATTCCATACCAGCAAAAGCGGATGTTTGGTTTTGTTACATTTGTTTACCCAGAGACTGTGAAGACCATTCTTGCCAAAGGAAACCCTCATTTTGTATGTGATGCTAGGGTGCTTGTCAAGCCATACAAAGAGAAAGGCAAAGTTCCAGAGAAGTTTAG GAAGCAACACCAACAGCAGATGGAGAGAGGAGAATTCACTGGATGTGGTAGTCCTACTGGTCTAGAGTCGAATGATCCGTTTGATCTTCAGCTTG GTGCAAGAATGTTTTACAATAGTCAAGATGCGATGTGGAGGAGAAAATTGGAAGAACAAGCTGATCTGCAACAGGCAATTGAGCTCCAAAGCAGGAGATTGATGAATTTACAGCTTCTTGATGTCAAGAGGAGCACTCATCACCGTGCCCTTTCCCTGGGTGCGGTTATCCCATCCCCACCTCACTCTCCAGGCTTCTTCTTCAATCAAAATATGGTTCGTTCAACCGACTTCAACAGCCGAGAAG AGAATGGTTTTGCACCAAAAATGACCAATTTTGCTGCTGTTTCCGCGGAGCAAACAAACGGAAATCTCACTGCCAAGGAGAGAGAATGCTTCGCAGCTAAAGATGAAAATAGCAATGGCAAAGAAAGTTCCAAGGAGGAGGCAAATGATTTTCAAGAAAA CTTGGAGCATAATCTACCAGATAGTCCATTTGCATCGCCTAAAGCAGCTGGAGACTTCATCACAACTTTCTCAAATGATGATGCTGCTGGAGAAGCTGACAAAGGTGCTGGATTAAATGCATCACCTTCTTCCTCCTTGCTTCCTGCTACTAGTACACTAGACATCACTCCTTTCAAATCATGTTACTTCCAAGTGCCTAG GTTCCCCTCAGGACATGGCACCATTGGAATGTAG
- the LOC132644825 gene encoding zinc finger CCCH domain-containing protein 53-like isoform X2, with the protein MDAYEATKIVFQRIQNLDPENAPKIMGILLIQDNGEKEMIRLAFGPEALLHSVILKARKELGLSSNSPSTPSTPSSPSPFGGSVCFSRQNSSSSATSGWILGGPNLPSPLSITSNNHSSTVSASWSTTPSFSDFQEADLVSPSASMKNSTMNSSAPPFYCSSGEVDLIDEFQLQEQLSFLNDGSPTLGPKNPDVYYPQQQQQQDLASSPSGDSMLFSSYNWGGGGVNGLPHRRSCSVSDICLGPDDPSGWKPCLYFARGYCKNGSSCRFLHGAGPGEEVGSPSKFEMMEHCQELLRSKSAQQQRLAAATASQLMASSNFPLSPMAANKCINFLQQQQLQSAESSPRAAAALMMGDDMHKLSRNRFERGDVGMNGGAGIANPGSRQIYLTFPADSTFKEEDVSNYFSTYGPVQDVRIPYQQKRMFGFVTFVYPETVKTILAKGNPHFVCDARVLVKPYKEKGKVPEKFRKQHQQQMERGEFTGCGSPTGLESNDPFDLQLGARMFYNSQDAMWRRKLEEQADLQQAIELQSRRLMNLQLLDVKRSTHHRALSLGAVIPSPPHSPGFFFNQNMVRSTDFNSREENGFAPKMTNFAAVSAEQTNGNLTAKERECFAAKDENSNGKESSKEEANDFQENLEHNLPDSPFASPKAAGDFITTFSNDDAAGEADKGSPQDMAPLECRPGQLVMLRSLASLV; encoded by the exons ATGGATGCATATGAAGCAACAAAAATTGTTTTCCAAAGGATTCAAAATTTGGATCCTGAAAATGCCCCAAAAATCATGGGGATTCTTCTGATACAAGACAATGGTGAGAAAGAAATGATCAGATTAGCTTTTGGTCCAGAAGCTTTACTTCACTCAGTGATTCTTAAAGCAAGAAAAGAACTTGGTCTTTCTTCAAACTCACCTTCTACACCTTCAACTCCTTCTTCACCTTCACCTTTTGGTGGTTCAGTGTGTTTCTCAAGGCAGAATTCTTCTTCTTCAGCCACTTCTGGATGGATTCTTGGTGGTCCAAACCTTCCTTCACCTCTTAGCATAACTAGTAACAACCACTCTTCAACTGTTTCTGCTTCTTGGAGTACTACTCCTAGCTTCTCTGACTTCCAAGAAGCTGATCTAGTTAGTCCTAGTGCTTCCATGAAAAATTCCACCATGAATTCTTCTGCTCCACCCTTTTATTGTAGTAGTGGAGAAGTGGACTTGATAGATGAGTTTCAACTACAGGAACAACTTTCCTTCTTGAATGATGGGTCACCAACCTTGGGGCCTAAAAATCCTGATGTTTATTACccacaacagcagcagcagcaagatTTAGCCTCAAGTCCAAGTGGGGATTCCATGCTTTTCTCTTCATACAACTGGGGTGGTGGTGGAGTCAACGGCCTCCCCCATAGAAGGAGCTGCTCTGTGAGTGATATTTGCTTGGGGCCTGATGACCCAAGTGGCTGGAAACCTTGTCTCTATTTTGCTAGAGGGTATTGTAAGAATGGAAGTAGCTGTAGGTTCCTCCATGGTGCTGGCCCTGGAGAGGAAGTTGGGTCACCAAGCAAGTTTGAGATGATGGAACATTGCCAAGAACTTCTCAGATCTAAGTCTGCTCAGCAGCAAAGACTAGCAGCAGCCACAGCTTCTCAACTCATGGCTTCTTCTAACTTCCCTCTCTCTCCTATGGCTGCTAACAAATGCATCAACTTTCTTCAGCAGCAACAGTTGCAGTCTGCTGAGAGTAGTCCCAG AGCAGCTGCAGCATTGATGATGGGTGATGACATGCATAAGTTGAGCAGAAATCGCTTTGAAAGAGGGGATGTTGGAATGAATGGTGGAGCTGGGATAGCAAATCCAGGATCAAGGCAAATTTACTTGACATTTCCAGCTGACAGTACTTTCAAAGAAGAGGATGTATCAAATTATTTCAG CACTTATGGGCCTGTTCAAGATGTGAGGATTCCATACCAGCAAAAGCGGATGTTTGGTTTTGTTACATTTGTTTACCCAGAGACTGTGAAGACCATTCTTGCCAAAGGAAACCCTCATTTTGTATGTGATGCTAGGGTGCTTGTCAAGCCATACAAAGAGAAAGGCAAAGTTCCAGAGAAGTTTAG GAAGCAACACCAACAGCAGATGGAGAGAGGAGAATTCACTGGATGTGGTAGTCCTACTGGTCTAGAGTCGAATGATCCGTTTGATCTTCAGCTTG GTGCAAGAATGTTTTACAATAGTCAAGATGCGATGTGGAGGAGAAAATTGGAAGAACAAGCTGATCTGCAACAGGCAATTGAGCTCCAAAGCAGGAGATTGATGAATTTACAGCTTCTTGATGTCAAGAGGAGCACTCATCACCGTGCCCTTTCCCTGGGTGCGGTTATCCCATCCCCACCTCACTCTCCAGGCTTCTTCTTCAATCAAAATATGGTTCGTTCAACCGACTTCAACAGCCGAGAAG AGAATGGTTTTGCACCAAAAATGACCAATTTTGCTGCTGTTTCCGCGGAGCAAACAAACGGAAATCTCACTGCCAAGGAGAGAGAATGCTTCGCAGCTAAAGATGAAAATAGCAATGGCAAAGAAAGTTCCAAGGAGGAGGCAAATGATTTTCAAGAAAA CTTGGAGCATAATCTACCAGATAGTCCATTTGCATCGCCTAAAGCAGCTGGAGACTTCATCACAACTTTCTCAAATGATGATGCTGCTGGAGAAGCTGACAAAG GTTCCCCTCAGGACATGGCACCATTGGAATGTAGGCCTGGACAGCTTGTTATGTTACGTAGTTTAGCTTCCTTAGTTTAG